Proteins from one Penicillium digitatum chromosome 2, complete sequence genomic window:
- a CDS encoding putative Xaa-Pro aminopeptidase P, whose amino-acid sequence MGAVDTSERLSKLRQLMQQHKVDVYIVPSEDSHQSEYIAPCDARREFISGFSGSAGTAIISLSKAALSTDGRYFNQAAKQLDSNWLLLKGGVEGVPTWQEWTTEEAQGGKAVGVDPSLITAAGARKLAETLKKNGSSLVGVRENLVDLVWGEQRPARPSEKVRVHPEKYAGKAFQEKVAELRKELESKKKAGFIISMLDEIAWLFNLRGTDIPYNPVFFSYAVITPTTAEIYVEDDKLTPEVKVHLGQDVVVKPYDSIFADAKALSTKSQSAGVNGAKFLLSNKASWALSLGLGGEGQVEETRSPVADAKAVKNEVELEGMRACHIRDGAALTEYFAWLENELVNKKTVLDEVDGADKLEQIRSKHDLFAGLSFDTISSTGPNGAVIHYSPEKGSCAIIDPNAIYLCDSGCQYLDGTTDTTRTFHFGTPTEFEKRAFTLVLKGTIGIDMAVFPKGTSGFAIDVLARQHLWKDGLDYLHGTGHGVGSYLNVHEGPIGIGTRVQYTEVPIAAGNVISDEPGYYEDGKFGIRIENIVMAREVKTPHNFGDKQWLGFEHVTMTPIGRNLIEPSLLSDAEIKWVNDYHAEIWAKTEHFFREDNLTRSWLERETQPISK is encoded by the exons ATGGGGGCCGTGGATACCTCTGAACGCCTATCAAAGCTGAGGCAGTTGATGCAGCAGCACAAGGTCGATGTTTACA TTGTGCCCTCAGAAGATAGCCACCAGTCCGAGTACATTGCACCATGCGATGCCCGCCGAG AATTCATTTCGGGATTCTCTGGCTCGGCCGGTACTGCAATCATTTCGCTGAGCAAAGCCGCACTTTCCACCGATGGACGGTACTTCAACCAAGCCGCGAAACAATTGGATTCCAACTGGCTGCTCTTGAAGGGTGGAGTCGAAGGCGTGCCCACATGGCAGGAATG GACCACGGAGGAGGCCCAAGGAGGCAAAGCTGTGGGCGTCGACCCCTCTCTGATCACAGCGG CTGGTGCGCGGAAGTTGGCAGAGACCCTTAAGAAGAACGGTTCATCCCTGGTAGGGGTCCGAGAGAACTTGGTCGACTTGGTTTGGGGCGAGCAACGCCCCGCGCGTCCCAGTGAAAAAGTGCGCGTTCATCCTGAGAAGTATGCCGGCAAGGCATTCCAAGAAAAGGTGGCCGAACTGCGGAAGGAACTTGAGTCAAAGAAGAAGGCTGGATTTATCATTT CTATGCTCGATGAGATTGCTTGGCTGTTCAACCTGAGAGGAACCGA TATTCCCTATAACCCCGTATTTTTCTCCTATGCCGTGATTACACCCACCACCGCTGAGATCTACGTCGAGGATGACAAATTGACTCCAGAGGTCAAGGTTCACTTGGGGCAAGATGTTGTCGTCAAGCCATACGATTCCATCTTTGCTGACGCTAAAGCCCTCAGCACCAAAAGCCAGTCCGCGGGTGTGAACGGCGCCAAGTTTTTGTTGTCGAACAAGGCTTCTTGGGCTctcagccttggccttggtggCGAAGGACAGGTCGAAGAGACACGTAGCCCAGTCGCGGATGCAAAGGCTGTTAAGAACGAAGTCGAACTCGAAGGAATGCGGGCTTGCCATATCCGTGACGGTGCTGCCCTGACCGAGTACTTTGCTTGGCTTGAGAACGAACTCGTCAACAAGAAGACTGTCTTGGACGAAGTCGACGGAGCTGACAAGTTGGAACAGATCCGCTCCAAGCATGATTTATTCGCCGGTCTCTCCTTCGATACCATCTCCTCGACTGGTCCCAACGGTGCCGTCATCCACTATAGCCCCGAGAAGGGAAGCTGTGCTATCATCGACCCCAATGCCATCTATCTCTGCGACTCCGGTTGCCAATACCTCGATGGAACAACCGACACCACGAGAACATTCCACTTCGGCACTCCCACAGAGTTCGAGAAACGTGCTTTCACGCTGGTGCTGAAAGGAACTATTGGAATTGACATGGCAGTGTTCCCCAAGGGAACCAGTGGCTTTGCAATTGATGTGTTGGCGCGCCAGCACTTGTGGAAGGATGGCTTGGATTACCTCCACGGAACAGGTCATGGCGTTGGCTCCTATCTG AATGTCCACGAGGGTCCTATTGGCATCGGCACTCGGGTTCAGTATACCGAGGTCCCCATTGCAGCCGGAAACGTCATTTCAGATG AACCCGGATACTACGAGGATGGCAAATTTGGTATTCGAATCGAGA ACATTGTCATGGCTCGTGAAGTTAAAACCCCCCACAACTTTGGCGACAAGCAGTGGCTAGGCTTTGAGCACGTTACAATGACTCCTATTGGCCGCAACCTGATTGAGCCGTCGCTTTTGAGCGACGCCGAGATTAAGTGGGTTAATGACTACCACGCTGAGATCTGGGCGAAGACAGAGCACTTCTTCCGGGAAGATAATCTCACCCGCTCGTGGCTTGAGCGCGAGACTCAGCCCATCTCCAAATGA
- a CDS encoding Importin 13, putative, protein MATWMSDEGLGARESISEAHILVTELYNPANQRDPARINEIQTRLQQLQKTENAWAIADSLLQNEHSAQHRFMGALTFTVKINVSWNEINQNSATEIMQHLINRFVALATNGEQAMVVRKLASSLVAIFRHPVTPWKQAIWQLAASLVHGGYVSEDQSQAVDFQEQILPALSKSGSGALLFFSIALAEEALRLDSEPQEGSGDSSAVQRAIHNVKDGLLLVQFVLGEIMQHAKVAGDDVIDVALAAEAMNSWKTWLGIHGNRQRSSAGDVNALSVQCGQTVIETLRIPSLSESAASILTQAFESRRWAFDDNSLWLISEIIADSIVTVHIAAVRSGDEGVESMSFVDLLIAYVSHLHLDLFSDPMTPQNAAILTFVHGIFKTPGYASIDDLGTPRVLEFWNDIAESLPDQLEEGSSRSEDLEDWGEEERSEFGAFRHEACDYLLSAYPVLGVELVTVFQRSASSCLESRDWRNFETAMFCIAQLSEAVDENGHADQCLDAIFGSDAFARLCAGGETGIPLKARQTLVDSFGKYESYFERHSLLLPGVLNILFESLNFELCAHTASRSILTLSKSCARVLTSDLPAFLDQLDQFRSKPTATVSTMPKVLEGIATIIQSLPSDQEKVQMLERILGFFVQEANTAREEVTGPAHEFGRLRGHLVLSCIASVGKGLRSESEVIDIELTKEGNPYPPSFWNSGPGSEAQRLIMEAMRVLIVDFPVDSSIIEAACDILKAGYTERAGLFVFPPSMTVDFIKSFPLGISGTDVIMATASSFLASHARHAMNIRSEAEALIDHVAQLFSSMLRDADVYDPETANAGIDFLTRLLPKYYPILFTPLKSNLGAESPLAVLLHFTLHALTRPEPLPLRAASAFWIALIDLRGSSTEEMSILESVHQEFIPRLCYTIIQQIAGRCARSDLVSLSDALRRAIFKKMAMTRPALKAALDSLNAQVTDANGQQVPLLSAQDKSRFLESLAIARGGQKPSLDLVRSFWLKCRGLNFDYAQ, encoded by the exons ATGGCAACCTGGATGTCTGACGAGGGTCTTGGAGCCAGAGAGTCAATCTCGGAAGCTCATATT CTAGTCACCGAGCTCTATAACCCAGCGAACCAACGGGACCCCGCCAGAATTAATGAGATCCAGACGCGCCTCCAGCAACTCCAGAAGACTGAGAATGCATGGGCAATTGCTGACTCACTTCTACAAAATGAACACTCTGCCCAGCATCGCTTCATGGGAGCCCTTACATTCACAGTAAAGATCAATGTCTCATG GAATGAAATCAACCAAAATTCGGCCACAGAGATTATGCAGCATCTGATCAATCGGTTTGTTGCTTTGGCAACCAATGGTGAACAAGCAATGGTTGTGAGAAAGCTTGCCTCAAGCTTGGTCGCCATTTTCAGGCACCCTGTCACACCATGGAAACAAGCTATCTGGCAACTGGCCGCAAGCCTCGTTCACGGCGGATACGTATCCGAGGATCAATCACAAGCGGTGGATTTTCAGGAGCAGATACTGCCAGCTTTGAGCAAGAGTGGATCAGGTGCCCTACTGTTTTTCTCCATTGCGCTCGCCGAGGAGGCTCTCCGACTTGATTCCGAACCCCAGGAAGGGTCTGGAGACAGCTCTGCTGTACAGCGAGCCATACACAATGTAAAGGATGGGTTGCTCTTAGTTCAATTTGTTCTTGGGGAGATCATGCAGCACGCAAAGGTAGCTGGGGATGATGTGATTGATGTGGCACTAGCGGCTGAAGCCATGAATTCATGGAAG ACATGGCTAGGTATTCATGGGAATCGCCAACGCTCTTCTGCTGGAGATGTCAATGCATTGTCTGTGCAATGTGGCCAGACCGTCATTGAGACATTGAGGATACCCAGCTTGAGCGAGAGTGCAGCTTCTATTTTGACCCAAGCCTTTGAAAGCCGCCGCTGGGCGTTTGACGACAACTCATTGTGGCTTATATCTGAAATTATCGCCGATTCAATAGTAACAGTTCACATTGCTGCTGTGAGGAGTGGCGACGAAGGAGTGGAAAGCATGTCGTTTGTTGACCTTTTGATTGCATATGTCTCGCATTTGCACTTGGATCTCTTCAGCGATCCCATGACCCCACAAAATGCAGCGATCCTCACATTTGTCCACGGGATTTTCAAAACCCCTGGCTATGCTTCCATTGATGATCTCGGAACCCCACGTGTCTTGGAGTTCTGGAACGACATCGCAGAGAGTCTCCCTGATCAACTCGAAGAAGGAAGCTCCAG GTCGGAAGACTTGGAAGACTGGGGCGAGGAAGAGCGGAGTGAATTCGGTGCCTTCCGTCATGAGGCCTGTGATTACTTACTTTCAGCATACCCTGTTCTCGGTGTCGAACTGGTCACTGTCTTCCAAAGAAGCGCTTCGTCCTGCCTGGAAAGTCGGGACTGGCGCAATTTTGAGACTGCCATGTTCTGCATAGCTCAGCTCTCAGAAGCAGTAGATGAAAATGGCCATGCCGATCAGTGTCTCGATGCCATCTTTGGCAGCGATGCTTTTGCCAGGCTGTGCGCGGGTGGGGAGACTGGAATACCACTCAAGGCTCGTCAGACCCTGGTGGATTCATTCGGAAAGTACGAATCCTACTTTGAGCGTCACAGTTTGTTACTTCCGGGTGTTCTGAACATCCTGTTCGAGTCTCTCAACTTCGAGCTGTGTGCGCACACGGCTTCACGGTCGATATTGACTCTTTCAAAATCGTGTGCTCGTGTCTTGACGTCAGATCTTCCTGCATTCTTAGATCAACTGGACCAATTCAGAAGCAAGCCGACAGCAACTGTCTCCACCATGCCTAAAGTCCTGGAGGGAATTGCGACCATCATTCAGAGCCTGCCTAGTGACCAGGAAAAAGTACAGATGCTCGAGAGAATTCTCGGCTTCTTTGTTCAGGAAGCTAACACAGCACGGGAAGAGGTTACCGGTCCTGCTCATGAATTTGGCCGTCTACGCGGACACCTCGTGCTGAGCTGCATTGCGAGTGTCGGAAAAGGCCTTCGTTCAGAGAGTGAAGTCATCGATATCGAGCTCACAAAGGAAGGAAACCCATATCCTCCATCCTTCTGGAACTCCGGACCAGGCTCCGAAGCCCAGCGCCTGATTATGGAGGCCATGAGAGTTTTGATTGTCGATTTTCCCGTAGACAGCAGCATCATTGAAGCAGCCTGCGATATTTTGAAAGCTGGCTACACTGAGCGGGCTGGGCTTTTTGTCTTCCCGCCCTCTATGACAGTGGACTTTATCAAGAGCTTTCCCCTCGGCATCTCTGGAACAGATGTCATCATGGCGACCGCCTCTTCATTTTTGGCATCTCACGCTCGGCATGCGATGAATATTCGCAGTGAGGCCGAGGCACTCATCGATCATGTAGCCCAGCTCTTCTCCTCGATGCTCCGGGATGCGGATGTGTACGACCCCGAGACCGCAAATGCTGGTATTGATTTCCTTACACGCCTTCTACCAAAATACTACCCGATATTATTTACTCCTCTGAAGTCAAACCTGGGCGCAGAGTCTCCTCTCGCTGTGCTTCTTCATTTCACGCTTCACGCATTGACACGACCTGAACCACTTCCTCTCAGGGCTGCATCTGCATTCTGGATTGCATTAATAGATCTCCGCGGCAGCTCTACAGAAGAAATGAGCATACTCGAATCAGTCCACCAGGAGTTTATCCCACGCTTGTGTTACACAATCATTCAGCAGATCGCAGGCCGATGCGCAAGATCAGACTTGGTCTCTCTCAGCGATGCCTTGAGACGCGCTATTTTCAAAAAGATGGCAATGACGCGGCCGGCTCTAAAGGCTGCACTGGACTCTCTGAACGCTCAGGTCACAGATGCAAATGGACAACAAGTGCCGCTCCTATCGGCGCAAGACAAGTCGCGGTTCTTGGAGTCTCTCGCCATTGCTAGAGGCGGCCAGAAGCCGTCTCTAGATCTTGTGCGTTCcttttggttgaaatgcCGTGGGTTGAATTTCGATTACGCCCAGTAA